A region from the Vicia villosa cultivar HV-30 ecotype Madison, WI linkage group LG3, Vvil1.0, whole genome shotgun sequence genome encodes:
- the LOC131662136 gene encoding transcription initiation factor TFIID subunit 15b-like isoform X1 codes for MSGGYGHDGGGGSAPSSYGASSGYGSAGGYGGGGGGGNYGGGGGGGGGGGNYGGGSAGGYGGNESGGGYGSKGSGNGGGGGYGGGDGGSGGYGGRSGYGGNDGGGYGGRGGGGSRGSGGYGGRAGGGGGFQGGDRGGRGGGGGRGGRGGGGSGRDGDWRCPNESCGNVNFARRNECNKCGAPCPTSGNDRGGGGGGYNRGGSGGGYGSNQGGRSGNYDGGRTNDHNGGRSSNSDGRGGGSNRGGSYGGNQGRDDGGYGQAPPPSAAQSYGGGGNYPPTYGGNANYGTDAVPPPTSYTGGPNSYPPSYGGNAGGYGGDNQGDARSGGRAAPPAGYDSGNRGGFGGAPAESAAPVKQCDENCGDTCDNSRIYISNLPPDVTVDELQQLFGGIGQVGRIKQKRGYKDQWPYNIKIYTDENGKNKGDACLAYEDPFAAHSAGGFYNDYDLRGYKISVAMAEKSAPRAPQANNHGGNRGGYGGGGDRRRDNSGPDRRDHYSGNRSRPY; via the exons ATGTCTGGAGGGTACGGTCATGATGGCGGTGGTGGTTCTGCGCCATCGTCCTATGGAGCTAGTAGTGGTTACGGTTCAGCCGGTGGTTACGGAGGTGGTGGAGGTGGCGGAAATTATGGAGGAGGAGGTggtggaggtggaggtggtggAAATTATGGAGGAGGCAGCGCCGGTGGTTATGGCGGAAATGAAAGCGGTGGGGGTTACGGATCGAAAGGTAGCGGAAACGGAGGCGGCGGTGGATACGGAGGTGGCGATGGTGGAAGTGGAGGATATGGCGGAAGGAGTGGATACGGGGGAAACGATGGCGGAGGATACGGTGGAAGAGGCGGCGGTGGCAGTAGGGGAAGTGGTGGATATGGAGGTCGAG caggtggtggtggtggatttCAAGGTGGAGATCGTGGTGgtagaggtggtggtggtggtcgcGGTGGCCGCGGCGGTGGTGGAAGTGGCCGAGATGGAGATTGGCGTTGCCCTAATGAAAG TTGTGGGAACGTGAATTTTGCTAGAAGAAATGAGTGTAACAAGTGTGGTGCTCCATGTCCTACCAGTGGTAATGACCGCGGCGGCGGCGGTGGTGGATATAATAGAGGAGGAAGTGGTGGGGGATATGGCAGTAACCAAGGGGGTAGATCTGGGAACTATGATGGAGGTAGAACTAATGACCATAATGGTGGAAGGAGTAGTAACAGTGATGGCCGAGGTGGAGGGAGCAACAGGGGTGGCTCATATGGTGGTAATCAAGGCAGAGACGATGGGGGCTATGGTCAAGCTCCTCCTCCTTCTGCTGCTCAGTCTTATGGTGGTGGCGGAAACTACCCTCCTACTTATGGTGGGAATGCAAATTATGGAACAGATGCTGTTCCTCCACCTACAAGCTATACTGGTGGACCTAATTCATATCCCCCTTCATATGGAGGCAACGCTGGTGGTTATGGTGGAGATAATCAAGGTGATGCACGAAGTGGTGGTAGGGCTGCGCCTCCAGCTGGATATGACAGCGGTAATCGCGGTGGATTTGGTGGAGCTCCTGCCGAGTCAGCAGCTCCGGTGAAGCAGTGCGATGAGAATTGTGGGGATACATGTGACAACTCTAGAATCTACATCTCAAACTTACCACCCGATGTGACTGTTGATGAATTGCAACAACTTTTTGGAGGCATTGGACAA GTTGGTAGAATTAAGCAGAAGAGGGGTTATAAAGATCAATGGCCTTACAACATAAAGATTTATACTGATGAGAATGGAAAAAACAAGGGTGATGCATGCCTTGCTTATGAAGATCCCTTTGCAGCTCACTCCGCTGGCGGTTTTTACAATG ATTATGATTTGAGGGGTTACAAAATCAGTGTTGCGATGGCAGAGAAATCTGCACCCAGGGCTCCACAAGCAAATAACCATGG ggGCAATAGGGGTGGCTACGGTGGTGGTGGAGATAGGCGCAGAGACAATTCTGGCCCTGATCGACGGGATCATTATAGTGGGAATCGTTCGCGCCCATACTAG
- the LOC131662136 gene encoding transcription initiation factor TFIID subunit 15b-like isoform X2 has product MSGGYGHDGGGGSAPSSYGASSGYGSAGGYGGGGGGGNYGGGGGGGGGGGNYGGGSAGGYGGNESGGGYGSKGSGNGGGGGYGGGDGGSGGYGGRSGYGGNDGGGYGGRGGGGSRGSGGYGGRGGGGGFQGGDRGGRGGGGGRGGRGGGGSGRDGDWRCPNESCGNVNFARRNECNKCGAPCPTSGNDRGGGGGGYNRGGSGGGYGSNQGGRSGNYDGGRTNDHNGGRSSNSDGRGGGSNRGGSYGGNQGRDDGGYGQAPPPSAAQSYGGGGNYPPTYGGNANYGTDAVPPPTSYTGGPNSYPPSYGGNAGGYGGDNQGDARSGGRAAPPAGYDSGNRGGFGGAPAESAAPVKQCDENCGDTCDNSRIYISNLPPDVTVDELQQLFGGIGQVGRIKQKRGYKDQWPYNIKIYTDENGKNKGDACLAYEDPFAAHSAGGFYNDYDLRGYKISVAMAEKSAPRAPQANNHGGNRGGYGGGGDRRRDNSGPDRRDHYSGNRSRPY; this is encoded by the exons ATGTCTGGAGGGTACGGTCATGATGGCGGTGGTGGTTCTGCGCCATCGTCCTATGGAGCTAGTAGTGGTTACGGTTCAGCCGGTGGTTACGGAGGTGGTGGAGGTGGCGGAAATTATGGAGGAGGAGGTggtggaggtggaggtggtggAAATTATGGAGGAGGCAGCGCCGGTGGTTATGGCGGAAATGAAAGCGGTGGGGGTTACGGATCGAAAGGTAGCGGAAACGGAGGCGGCGGTGGATACGGAGGTGGCGATGGTGGAAGTGGAGGATATGGCGGAAGGAGTGGATACGGGGGAAACGATGGCGGAGGATACGGTGGAAGAGGCGGCGGTGGCAGTAGGGGAAGTGGTGGATATGGAGGTCGAG gtggtggtggtggatttCAAGGTGGAGATCGTGGTGgtagaggtggtggtggtggtcgcGGTGGCCGCGGCGGTGGTGGAAGTGGCCGAGATGGAGATTGGCGTTGCCCTAATGAAAG TTGTGGGAACGTGAATTTTGCTAGAAGAAATGAGTGTAACAAGTGTGGTGCTCCATGTCCTACCAGTGGTAATGACCGCGGCGGCGGCGGTGGTGGATATAATAGAGGAGGAAGTGGTGGGGGATATGGCAGTAACCAAGGGGGTAGATCTGGGAACTATGATGGAGGTAGAACTAATGACCATAATGGTGGAAGGAGTAGTAACAGTGATGGCCGAGGTGGAGGGAGCAACAGGGGTGGCTCATATGGTGGTAATCAAGGCAGAGACGATGGGGGCTATGGTCAAGCTCCTCCTCCTTCTGCTGCTCAGTCTTATGGTGGTGGCGGAAACTACCCTCCTACTTATGGTGGGAATGCAAATTATGGAACAGATGCTGTTCCTCCACCTACAAGCTATACTGGTGGACCTAATTCATATCCCCCTTCATATGGAGGCAACGCTGGTGGTTATGGTGGAGATAATCAAGGTGATGCACGAAGTGGTGGTAGGGCTGCGCCTCCAGCTGGATATGACAGCGGTAATCGCGGTGGATTTGGTGGAGCTCCTGCCGAGTCAGCAGCTCCGGTGAAGCAGTGCGATGAGAATTGTGGGGATACATGTGACAACTCTAGAATCTACATCTCAAACTTACCACCCGATGTGACTGTTGATGAATTGCAACAACTTTTTGGAGGCATTGGACAA GTTGGTAGAATTAAGCAGAAGAGGGGTTATAAAGATCAATGGCCTTACAACATAAAGATTTATACTGATGAGAATGGAAAAAACAAGGGTGATGCATGCCTTGCTTATGAAGATCCCTTTGCAGCTCACTCCGCTGGCGGTTTTTACAATG ATTATGATTTGAGGGGTTACAAAATCAGTGTTGCGATGGCAGAGAAATCTGCACCCAGGGCTCCACAAGCAAATAACCATGG ggGCAATAGGGGTGGCTACGGTGGTGGTGGAGATAGGCGCAGAGACAATTCTGGCCCTGATCGACGGGATCATTATAGTGGGAATCGTTCGCGCCCATACTAG